A region of the Chelmon rostratus isolate fCheRos1 chromosome 1, fCheRos1.pri, whole genome shotgun sequence genome:
ctgtgtgtgtgtgttgaaaagatGGTGAATTCCCTGCAGCACCAGCCCCCTGCCCAGCTGGCTACAGAACCCACTGTGAACCATGTCACTCCTGCCCCAGCCAATGACCCAGTGGTCAGAAAGCAGGCAGTGCAGGACCTAATGGCCCAGATGCAGGGGACGTACAACTTCATGCAGGTAAAAAGGTCTAGCTCAGTGCTGTTACCACTAACAGATGGAGACTTAATGTGTTGTTCACACATTAAGATACCTAACTCATTCATGCAGTAAAATCTTTGTCTCCTTTCATATGGAGGTAAATCTTTCACGGAAATGGTAGCGTCCCAACTCACTTAATTATGGTACTGCTGCTAAACCCGATCCATGACCCAACAATACAGTTACTCTTGTTTCTCTTAGGACTCCATGTTGGAGTTTGACGGCCAAGCTCTGGACCCCGCCATCGTGTCTGCCCAGCCGATGAAGCCTGTGCAGACTGTTGACCTGCAGCAGATGGGCTGCCCTTCAAGTGAGCGCTATTTAATTGAACAGATTGTCTCACACATTCTATTGAAAAGGCTCTGATCATTGTTTTCTGATGTGGATATATTATCCTAAAGCGTAATTCACCAGttagtaattttttttaagtgcatctctttttttattttcttccaaaCAGCCCTTTCAGAGTCCAGACTTCCTCAAACAAGTGCAGTGACTGGACCACAGGAATCCTCACAAGTAAGTAGAGTGGGAGCACATCAGGAAGTGGTTGGtgagacttgtttttttttttttttttaatttgtctgagCGAGTGGTGCATTAATTGAATAACAAGAGTAGTACATGATATTCCTTGCACTACGTGAATTAAATGTGATGCTCTCTCACATGTCATATCTGcttatctgctgtgtgttacatggagatatttgattcatttgaaCATAATAAGGTGGAAGGGAGTTTAAGGTGAAAAAACAATCAGCCATCCTGTCACTCCCTCTCCATAATCCTTATTTCCTTAGCCTTCTGAATCCCCTCTTACCTCAATTCCCAGGGCTCGATGTCTCTGTCGTCTGAGCAGTCCCCCGCCCCATGTTCCCTGTCCTCTGCCTTCCCACCTGTCTCCAAACCCTCCCACACTGGAGGCATCAATGTCAACGCAGCACCCTTCCAGTCAGTGCAAGCGGTACGCTTTCTATCTGGGTCCACTTAAACAACATAACCGTCAACATGCcttatttaatacattttgttgGAAATTGTCAGGTTCCatatttgtttggtttgcaaAGTAAATCAAATATTTAAGCCTGTTAACACAGCTTATTAGTATCAGCAAAAAACTGGTCAATTATTGGTGCACCGTCTGGACAGGCAATAATTTGACATGTGTCCTCATTTCTCAGACCTACAGAACATCTTGCTCCCCAGGCATTCTATAGAAATTATGACATTGTTTTGGTACGGATGGACAGAAAacctttctttccctcttcagGTATTTAATATGAATGCACCTGTACCTCCAGCCACTGATGGCCAAGCAGATCCTCTGAAGCAGCCCAGCCAGTTCCCTGGTGGCTACGGACAAGGCTTCAGCAGCCAGTCAGAGAGTGTTGTAGACCAACCTGACATCCCACAAGAGACATTACAGTCAGGTGAGGGTAGAACTTTGGCTGCTTGCATACGATACATTTCAAAAGCTGTTGAGATTGTTTGGCATCACCTCTACATTGACCAGACAGTATAAGTATTAAGAGGGAAGATGTATACCCATTTTAaggttgtgtttatgttttatgtagAGCCTCTGAAACCGTTAAAGATGTATTTAATGTTGTATGAATAAGATGTTATGATAATAAATAAGCAAAGAAACTGCACAGTTTTCAGTTTGCAGAaagttattttgtattttaaagctAAACCGCCAGTGTGTCATATCATCATATCAACTCGTTCACTTTTGTCCAGTTGTTGGTGGGTTCCAGCCGCAAGACCAGGTCCTGCCCTCAGCAGGAGGCCATGAAGAGTCCTCTCCAGGCGCAGGGTTTGGACAGTCGGGACAGTCCTTTTACAACAGTAGGGCAGTGCCCAGGGGTGGACCTAGGAATCCCCGTGGCATGATGAATGGGTATCGGGGCTCCTCCAATGGATTTAGAGGTACACGCATCAAACTGTTTTAGAGAGATATAATAGTCAAGTGGCCTCATGATTCGTTGTAATGGCACATGTCGAAGTTCCACAACTCCACTGTTAACTCTTGTCTTTTGTCATCAGGGGGATATGAAGGCTATCGCCCCCCTTTCTCAAACGCTCCCAACAGTGGTTATGGTCAAACCCAGTTTAACGCGTCTCGGGACTATTCCAATAACACCTATCAGCGGGTAAGAGTTCCTTTCATTATtcgcataaacacacatttgattaAGTTACTCAGTGaaacttctttacattttaaaacatgcaagATTTTAAGTGTGGTTATTGTAAATGCCTGTTTCTTCAAGGAGGGATATCAGCAAAACTACAAGCGGGGAGCTGCCCAAGGACCTCGAGGTTTATCTCGAGGAAATGCCCAAGCAATGCGATCCTAAAGGATCCTAAAGACCGTCAAGTCGCGCCACGTTTAACATTCAGgatttttgaatgtgtttgccCCAGCTCACTTTTATaacaatgttttctttctcattggtaatcttatttttttaactCCTGGCCTACTTATCAGAGTCAGCCTGCTTTGGTCTGTCTAGATCCTCTTAATGTTTTaacacaaaatgctgaacttCACCACATGTAGGATTATCAGCAAGTCTGTgtgatataaaacaacaaatagaTATTCCTGTAAACTTGAAAGAttgcattaatttattttttgtacaaaataaatgcaaaaaataccCTGCCACTGTCGATCTGATTCCATGAGAATGATTTTTCGCCCTGTGCTGTCAGCCACTTTTTCCTCTTGATCTTATAATTTTCATAAAGCCATTCaacgttttttgtttttttttt
Encoded here:
- the caprin1a gene encoding caprin-1a isoform X1; its protein translation is MPSAMVGNSAVQSAIPDLGNGSHFETMKQVLGVIDKKVRNMEKKKSKLDDYQTKKNNGERLNQDQLEALAKYQEIINNLEFARELQKSFLAVGQEVQKAVKKSARREQLQREEMEQRRLKTVLELQFLLDQLGDDSVRQELKRPDATGSPLVTDADLTTLDEFYKLVGPDRNYDVRLTDQYEEASLHLWELLEGRDKAVAGTTYKSLKDTLDKVLLSGYFDRANTHQNGMCEEEEEQEEQTVLAESNAGKQPSEPEGTATEKYTEPVKVETTEFVNRQFIPETTYPSADKDQVEDWTVETQMVNSLQHQPPAQLATEPTVNHVTPAPANDPVVRKQAVQDLMAQMQGTYNFMQDSMLEFDGQALDPAIVSAQPMKPVQTVDLQQMGCPSTLSESRLPQTSAVTGPQESSQGSMSLSSEQSPAPCSLSSAFPPVSKPSHTGGINVNAAPFQSVQAVFNMNAPVPPATDGQADPLKQPSQFPGGYGQGFSSQSESVVDQPDIPQETLQSVVGGFQPQDQVLPSAGGHEESSPGAGFGQSGQSFYNSRAVPRGGPRNPRGMMNGYRGSSNGFRGGYEGYRPPFSNAPNSGYGQTQFNASRDYSNNTYQREGYQQNYKRGAAQGPRGLSRGNAQAMRS